CTCTATATTCTGGGGGCTCTTAGTTCTATATTCTGGGGGCTCTTAGTTCTCCATTCTGGTGGCTGCTAGTTCTATTTTCTGGGGGCTCTTAGTTCTATATTCTGGGGGCTCTTAGTTCTCCATTCTGGTGGCTGCTAGTTCTATATTCTGGGGGCTCTTAGTTCTATATTCTGGGGGCTCTTAGTTCTCCATTCTGGTGGCTGCTAGTTCTATATTCTGGGGGCTCTTAGTTCTATATTCTGAGGGCTCTTAGTTCTATATTCTGGAGCTCTTAGTTCTATATTCTGGAGCTCTTAGTTCTATATTCTGGAGCTCTTAGTTCTATATTCTGGGGCTCTTAGTTCTATATTCTGGAGCTCTTAGTTCTATATTCTGGGAGCTCTTAGTTCTCCATTCTGGGGCTCTTAGCTCCACATTCTGGGGCTCTTAGCTCCACATTCTGGAGGCTCTTAGCTCCACATTCTGGAGGCTCTTAGCTCCACATTCTGGAGGCTCTTAGCTCTACATTCTGGGAGCTCTTAGTTCTCCATTCTGGGAGCTCTTAGCTCTACATTCTGGGAGCTCTTAGTTCTCCATTCTGGGAGCTCTTAGTTCTCCATTCTGGGAGCTCTTAGTTCTCCATTCTGGGAGCTCTTAGTTCTCCATTCTGGGAGCTCTTAGTTCTACATTCTGGGAGCTCTTAGTTCTCCATTCTGGGAGCTCTTAGTTCTACATTCTGGGGGCTCTTAGTTCTCCATTCTGGTGGCTGCTAGTTCTATATTCTGGGGGCTCTTAGTTCTATATTCTGGGGGCTCTTAGTTCTCCATTCTGGGGCTCTTAGCTCCACACTCTCTTATATCTgagaaatatctgaaatatcttcCCTTGTAGCCACATTTGTGAAGTATTCCCATTTGAATAGATAATATTAGCTATAGTTTAGATACCGCGAGGATAGATAAGGTAAGATaactatcagaagaaagcgcTAAGCGACTATACAAGATTTAGAAAGGATATgaggatagggatttgggatgggacggggagggggaaaggaatggtgcccaactacttggacggtcggggattgaacgccgacctgcaggaaggctTGACGCGTCGCTCtaacgtccagtccaagtggttgggcactgttcctttcctccgtcctagATTATAATCACTATAGTCTAGATAATATTCGATACAAACAATTATATTTGGAGAATAATATCGATATTTTGCACAACTGGATGGGGTAATGTTCACGATATTCTGGCGGGAAAAGTATTAACACTTGGCTCACGGCAACATGGGAGTTAGCCAACTGTTGTGTTTGGCATCCTGGGGTAAAATACCATCAGTTCAGCACTGGCGATATTTTCAGGAGTTTCTAGAGAATAATGGcgtgtacctgtgtacctgtgcacctgtgtacctgtgcacctgtgtacctgtgtaccgccACATGAAGCCCTGTACCCTTACATGTGCCCCTGTAACTCCAAATGTACCCTGTACCCACACCCTCACAGAGGCACCATTCAACTGGCATTACCACCTGGGGTCCACCCATTACCTCCAGCCCATTCAACCCATTTAAATTGATGTCACCAGTGCTGAAAACGCATCAAACTAGTCGGTGAGTGACATCACCACCTAGAGCCGCCCACCTAGGAGTGACATCACCACCTAGACCCACCCACCTAGGAGTGACATCACCACCTAGACCCATCCACCTAGGAGTGACATCACCACCTAGACCCACCCACCTAGGAGTGACATCACCACCTAGACCCACCCACCTAGGAGTGACATCACACCTAGACACGTTGTCTAGGAGTGACGTCACCAGCTGGGCACAGAGCCACTTGGCTGTGAGGTGCTGGGGAGAGGGTGGGGCAGCACACGTCACCAGGGCCtcgtgaggggaggggggatggggtggggggaaggggtggggaggggggagggggaggcaccCGTCAGCCTTGATTGGTCTCGGCTGGCACCAAGGTGAGTGACGTCATCCCCCCGGGTGCCATCGTCTGAGGGTCAGACTATTTTGAGGTACACACCCacggtacacccacacacacacacccacacccacggtacacacacacccacggtacacacccacacacacacacacccacggtacacacacacccacggtacacacacacccacggtacacacccacacacacacacacccacggtacacacccacacacacacacacccacggtacacacacacacacgcggtacacacccacacacacacacacccacggtacacacacacacccgcggtacacacctacacacacacacacacccacggtacacacacacacacacacacccacacctacggtacacacacacacacccacggtacatccacacacccacacccacacacacacccacacctacggtacacacacacacccacggtacatccacacacccacaccccacatacacacccacacctacggtacacctcctcccacacacacgcacggtacacacctacacacacacactcccacggtacacctcccacacacccacacacccacggtACAGAAACAGAGGACTGCTGCCTCCCATTAGCAGACTGTCAGCTCACCctacccatagctcatggtaagccttacccctaactagttttccctggaacacgactcgGCATTCAACTTTACTCccaggtccccaattactgcCGAGTGAACAGGGGCGAACACCTTTGGATTGGTACCTAATTACTCCTCcttgttttatttttttccagTGGAAccttgagtggacacaccgctatagtgacagtattgggcagcgccactcatcctgtgaatgaacacaccgccatagtgacagtattggacagcgccactcatcctgtgagtggacacaccgccatagtgacagtattgggcagcgccactcatcctgtgagtggacacaccgccatagtgacagtattgggcagcgccactcatcctgtgagaggacacaccgccatagtgacagtattgggcagcgccactcatcctgtgagtggacacaccgctatagtgacagtattgggcagcgccactcatcctgtgagaggacacaccgccatagtgacagtattgggcagcgccactcatcctgtgagtggacacaccgctatagtgacagtattgggcagcgccactcatcctgtgactggacacaccgccatagtgacagtattgggcagcgccactcatcctgtgagtggacacaccgccatagtgacagtattggacagcgccactcatcctgtgagtggacacaccgccatagtgacagtattgggcagcgccactcatcctgtgagtggacacaccgccatagtgacagtactgggcagcgccactcatcctgtgagtggacacaccgccatagtgacagtattgggcagcgccactcatcctgtgagtggacacaccgccatagtgacagtattgggcagcgccactcatcctgtgagtggacacaccgctatagtgacagtattgggcagcgccactcatcctatgagtggacacaccgctatagtgacagtattgggcagcgccactcatcctgtgagtggacacgccgccatagtgagagtattgggcagcgccactcatcctgtgaatgaacacaccgccatagtgacagtattgaacagcatcactcatcctgtgagtggacacaccaccatagtgacagtattgggcagcgccactcatcctgtgagtggacacaccgccatagtgacagtattgggcagcgtcactcatcctgtgagtggacacaccgccatagtgacagtattgggcagcgccactcatcctgtgagtggacacaccgccatagcagcatgtacaacactccccaataggaagaaaacccgctgcgttgttcatcctgtcaccgtTCAACcaaagctcttggaccccgcctttctaaccaatttatttgtaCGTGAATGCGTGTGTTTCCACACCCGTGAGTACATTCATCTCACGGGATGCTGAAGGCAGCATGGTGATGCTTAGAGATAAGCAGAGCAGATAAGAGAAGAGCGGAGTGTTGGAGGCTGGAGTCTGTTGTCTATAGAGTGATAAGGCCAGACCTGCTGACAACCCAACCACCTCCCTCACTAATCACTCCGCGCGCCGCTCTTCCAacctactgttttttttttttttttattaacatattaggtacatctgcattagtgcagctaccctagactatatgaggtggagtacagtgtgtcaaaaaaaaaaactaactaggtgatgctataaaatccccatcacacaggatggttagtcatacagaggcatgtgattagcggtctgcactggcagactccggatgcattttgaggatatcaacaacacaagattgaataaggtagcagtggtaatacaagtccccatctcgcaggatggttagtcatacagagtcatgtgtttaatagcctgcactggcaaattttgggtatactgtgaggatatcttcaagaatacgagagtgaataaagtaattgcaaagctccaggtacctcatgccaactggtctgaaaggtctaataattgggcattcagtgatgtagtgcgggagatcatgccgtagttcctgctcacagagtttgcaactggagtgctcaggattgggagacccgtcacctgcagccacctgccacaggtaacggtaacccaacctgatccttgcaaccactgtgtcgcacagtctagtggacgttttgtgctgtccatagatgtaggtttcagatctgaacaaatcatagctttttatactagtactttcaggtcgttgggagtcagtaagttctttcctatcagatctgaatgtttggaccaatacagttttgacagcagagatagggatacctagatctaattcaacttcaaacttgttacacgctaatttggctgcaatgtctgtctcattatgatgggttatatttatgtgtgaaggtatccatacaaaggaaattcgagaccctttactctgtgcatcaattaggtcatttataattgggagtatgaggttcttgctgtcgatcttccaagagaagttttcgattgcttgaagagcagactttgaatcgcagaatattattcctcctccaatattttttaatgtgctggttgctaaatgtaatgctgctagttctgcttgtgtggaggtcagccagttgtttagcctgacactgacagactttgtgcaaatattatttctatagaacctacatgccgctgcagtccgtccagtagaagactggactgagccgtcggtgtagacacagtgctcgtgagatcttagactctcgatggaggaggcaattgtttcaagagtgacagctttgagtagagcaagattctcattatctttcttggtgacaggtgtgtatgatacttgaatggtggggtacagataaagaggaatatcagagactggtagattgcacttaaaaggaatgttaagtttaatgagattgtaagcattgtttctcagccaattatcataaaaggagtgagttggtatgtcggcaccagtcaaaagggtgttaacagcactaaataatttgtctctgagcaatgtaggagatgtaggatctctcatgactttaagacagaaggtagtgttaacttgcattattctctctagtatggttggaaacttcagttcttccctcatgttgatgattcttgtgcatcttggggcaccaagaattatcctcatggcctcgttctgtattacttcaagtttgtccaacacagaggaggggaaattaattaagtgcagagcattataatcaacgagagatctaacaaacatcatatagaatagtctagcatatttaatattgataccaatattcttaccagtaagtgttctcaatggttttagtctttcttttaacctacggtgtagatcatttacaatgtcactgttaataccaactccaaggtatttgtgctgcccacacgtttcaatgttctggttgttgaccttgaaagctatagggacatgagttttctctttgggatggagaactctggatttagttatagagataacaagaccacattcaatgcttttagcagcgaatgaatcaagtagagcttgcagtctagtttgggaatttgcaacaatgcatatatcatcggcataacaaatgacggcttcgtcaggtagtgtgggaatatcaattgttaatttgtgcatcagaacattgaacagtgtgggacttagcactccaccctggggtgtacccaactcaaagggtgcacagagtttacttttgacccccttgaaaaggactgaggcggttctgttactcaggtaccccctgagccatgtcaacagtcttcccttaactccaaaagaggctagctgttctaggattatttctttgtttgctgtatcaaaagcagtttggagatcaataaatgccgcctgagagtttggtccccctctgataaaatactcagcaaagcaagtttgtgtgcttcttccaggaaggaaaccatacaggttaggggcaaggtggggcttgatttgaaacattagtctgtcgagaataattctctcaagaactttgcacatgcacgacgtcagagaaatgggtctaaatttttgtgaattaggcttgggtatgggtattatgagtccctgtgtccagcggtcaggtaaaacaccctgccttagactttgattaaacaattctagcaaagggctatttggcagctcagcaagtactctcatggtgttgtatgtgatgccatcctctccaggagaggtagccttgcctttcttgagtgcatttttaatttcaaagggggttatgccatagttatcatcaggccctatttcactacaggcaatttcaatattgaagtatTGTAAAATAAAATCGCCAACCTACTGTGTGAAGAAGAGGCAAGCAAAAATCTACGTTTTCTTTGCATCGGACTCCGCGGGTTCGGTGGGTGGGTTGCGTTAAACCGTTTTCTGGTTAGGAGGCTCGATTGGTAAATGGTGAGAACGGGTTCCTCATCCAACCATAAACACTCTGTATGGTTGGATGTAACCATACGAAAGTATACATTGATGTAATCACCCACTTTGGCCGCGAGAATGGCAGCCGTTAGGTCATCCAACTATTCCAGTTAGTCGTATACACTCGCGCACTCTGCTGCCCACAGTCTTGTACTGAGTGTGATGCGCTTGGCagtcaggtgagggggggggggggtggtcgctGGAACTGCCGCCATTGCTGCTGAAACTGccaccgccgctgctgctgctggaactgcagccgtcgctgctgctgctggaactgccgccgtcgctgctgctgctggaactgCCACCGCCGCTGCTACTGCTGGAACTGCAGCCGTCGCTGTTGCTGCTGGaactgccgccgccgctgctgctgctggaactgCAGCCGTCGCTGCTGCTGGAAGTGTCGCCGCTGCTGCTGTTCGAACAGCCGCCGCCCCCGCTGCTGCTCCTGGAACTgccgctcctgctgctgctggaattgccgctgctgctgctggaatTGCCACCGCTGCTGCTGGAattgccgccgccgctgctgctggaaCTGCCGCCGCCGTTGCTGCTGCTGGaactgccgccgccgctgctgctgctggaactgccgccgctgctgctggaactgccgccgctgctgctgctggaactgccgccgctgctgctggaactgccgccgctgctgctggaactgccgccgctgctgctggtactgccgCCGCCATTGTTGCTCCTGCTGGaactgccgccgctgctgctggtactgccgctgctgctgctggtactgccgccgcggcagctgctgctgctggaactgctgccgctgctgctggaaCTGCCGCCGCTGTTGCTGGAACTgccgcggctgctgctgctgctggaattGTCGCCGCTGCTGCTGGAAGTGCCATCGCCGCTGCTGCTGGaactgccgccgctgctgctggaactgccgccgctgctgctggaaCTGCCGCCGGTGCTGCTGGAActtccgccgctgctgctgcagctggaaTTGCCGCCGCTGCTCCTGAAACTGTCACCGCTGCTGCTGGAACTGCCGCTGCTGTTGCTGGATCTGTAGCCGCTGCTGCTGGAagtgccgccgctgctgctgctggaactgccgccgccgctgctgctgctgctggaactgccgtcgccgctgctgctgctggaactgccgccgccgctgctgttgCTGGAACTGCCGccgccactgctgctgctggaactggcgccgccgctgctgctgctggaactggcgccgccgccgccgctgctgctgctgaaactgccgccgctgctgcttgaactgccgccgccgctgctgctggaactgccgccgctgctgctgctgaaaCTGCCGCCGCTGCTCCTGGaactgccgccgccgctgctgctcctggaactgccgccgccgctgctgctgctggaaatgccgccgccgctgctgctgctggaactgccgccgctgctgctgctgctggaactgCCGCCGCAGCTGCTGGAACTGCCGCCGCTGCTGGAACTGCCgccgctgctgcagctgctggaactgccgccgccgctgctccTGCAGCTGGAACTGCCGccgccactgctgctgctgctgctggaactgccgccgctgctgctggaaCTGCTACTGCTGGaactgccgccgctgctgctgctggaactgaagccgctgctgctgctgctggaactgCCGCCGCCgcagttgctactgctgctggaactgccgccgccgccattgctgctgctgctagaactGCAgccggtgctgctgctgttgctgctagaactgcagccgccgctgctgctgctgctgctggaactgtcaccgctgcttctgctgctggaactgccgcagctgctgctgctgctggaactgCCGCCATTGCTGCTGCTGGAagtgccgccgccgctgctgctgctattggaaCTGCCGccgcgtctgctgctgctgctagaactGCCGCCGCCGCGGCTGCTGCTGGAACTGCCGCCGCcgcagttgctgctgctgctggaactgCCGCCGCCgcggctgctgttgctgctggaactgccgccgctgctgctgctggtggaactgccgccgctgctgctaaTGGAACTGCCGCCGCCgcggctgctcctgctgctggaactgccgctgctgctgctggaactaCCGCCGCCgcggctgctgttgctgctggaactgccgccgccgccaccgccgccgctgctgctgctggaactaCCGCCGCCATTGCTACTGCTGCTGGaactgccgccgccgctgctgctgctgctggaactgCCACCgccattgctgctgctgctggaaatGCCGCCGCCGCTGTTGCTGCTGgaactgccgccgccgccgctgctgctggaaCTGCCGTCACCACCGCTGTTGCTGCTGGAACTGCCgccgctgctgttgctgctggaactgccaccgccgccactgctgCTGGAACTGCCGCCGCCGCTGTTGCTGGAattgccgctgccgctgctgctgctgctggaactgccaccgccgctgctgctggaactgccgccgccgccgctgctgctgctggaactgccaccgccgctgctgctgctgctggaactgccaccgccgctgctgctgctgctggaactgCCGTCgccaccgctgctgctgctggaactgccgccgccgccgccgctgctgctgctggaactgccgccgccgccgctgctgctgctgctggaatttccgccgctgctgctgctgcttctgctgctggaactgccgccgccgctgctgctgctgttggaacTGCCGCCGCTGCTGATGCTACTGgaactgccgccgccgccgctgctgctgctgctggaactgccaccgccgctgctgctgctgttggaactgccgccgccgctgctgctgctgttggaactgctgccgccgctgctgaTGCTACTGGAactgctgccgccgctgctgctgctgctggaactgccaccgccgctgctgctgctgttggaactgccgccgccgctgctgctgctgttggaactgctgccgccgctgctgaTGCTACTGgaactgctgccgccgccgctgctgctgctggaactgccgccgccgctgctgctgctgctgctggaactgccgccgctgctgctacTGGAACtaacgccgctgctgctgctgctgcttctgctgctgctgctggaactaccgccgccgctgctgctgctactggaaCTGTCGCCgccgcagctgctgctgctggaactgccgccgccgcagctgctgctgctgaaacTGCCGCCGCCGCAGCTGCTGCTGGAACTGCTGCTTCTGTaactgccgccgccgctgctgttgctgctgatgctgctggaactgccgccgccgctgctgctgctgctggaactgccgccgctgctgctgctagaactgccgccgccgctgctgctgctgctgctggaactgcagccgccgctgctgctgctggaactgccgccgccgccgctgctgctggaactgccgccgccgccgccgccgctgctgctgctgctggaactgccgccgccgccgctgctgctggaactgccgccgccgccgctgctgctgctgctggaactgccgccgcagctgctgctgctggaactgccgccgccgctgctgctgctggaactgccgccgccgccgctgctgctgctgctgaaactgccgccgccgctgctgctgctggaactgccgccgcctccgctgctgctgctggaactgccgccgctcctgctgctgttgctggaactgcagccgctgccgctgctgctgcaggAACTGCCggcggtgctgctgctgctggaactgccgccgctgctgctgctggaatTGCCGCCGCCGCCGATGCTGCTGgaactgccgccgccgccgctgctgctgttgcaactgtcgccgccgccgctgctgctggaactgccgccgccgccgctgctgctgctggaactgccgccgccgctgctgctgctgctggaactgccgccgccgctgctgctgctgctggaactgccgccgccgctgctgctggaactgccgccgccgccgccgccgctgctgctggaactgccgccgccgctgctgctgctggaactgccgccgccgctgctgctgctgctggaactgCCGCCGCCGTCGCTGCTGCTGGAACTGCCgccgtcgctgctgctgctgctggaactgctgccgccgctgctgctgctgctggaactgCCGCCGCTGCTGTTGCTGGAACTGCCGCCGCCGCTACTGCTGtaactgccgccgccgccgctgctgctggaactgccgccgctgctgctggaactgccgccgctgctgct
This genomic stretch from Procambarus clarkii isolate CNS0578487 chromosome 5, FALCON_Pclarkii_2.0, whole genome shotgun sequence harbors:
- the LOC138351597 gene encoding uncharacterized transmembrane protein DDB_G0289901-like, which gives rise to MIQLAVSGWAIFLLRLRKQLSAKREGSRSESFSPVAVVVIDSATWNKFQVARAMFFLKIKRKRDMESVIVIHHHHLCGVIQLVLSSSSSSSSSSSSSSSSGSSSGGSSSSSSGGGGSSSSSSSSSSSSSSSSSSSSSSSSGSGSSSSSSGSSSGGSSSSSSGGGGSSSSSSGSSSGGGSSSSSGGGGSSSSSGGGGCSSNSSSSGATAAAAAAVPAAVAAAAVPETAAAAVPAATAAAAAAVQAAAAAAAVPATAAANIPAAAAANIPAAAAAAAVPATAAANIPAAAAAAAVPAAAVAVAAAAAAVPAAAAPAAVPAAAAAAAAVKATAAAAAVPATAAAAVPATAVAAIPAAAAAAVPAAATAAAVPAAAAAAVSAAAAAAAQQQRRRQFQQHQQQQQRRRQLQKQQFQQQLRRRQFQQQQLRRRQFQQQQLRRRQFHSSSSSGGGGGSSSSSSGGDGSSSSSSSGGGSSSSSSSGGGSSSSSSGGGGSSSSSGGGSSSSSSSGSGNSSNSGGGSSSSSGGGGSSSSNSSGGSSSSNSGGDGSSSSSGGGGSSSSNSGGGISSSSSNGGGSSSSSSSGGGSSSSSSNGGGSSSSSSGGGGGGGSSSSNSSRGGGSSSSSSGSSSSRSSRGGGSSISSSGGSSTSSSSGGSSSSNSSRGGGSSSSSSNCGGGSSSSSRGGGSSSSSSRRGGSSNSSSSGGGTSSSSNGGSSSSSSSCGSSSSRSSGDSSSSSSSSGGCSSSSNSSSTGCSSSSSSNGGGGSSSSSSNCGGGSSSSSSSGFSSSSSSGGSSSSSSSSSSGGSSSSSSSSGGGSSSCRSSGGGSSSSCSSGGSSSSGGSSSSCGGSSSSSSSGGSSSSSSGGGISSSSSGGGSSRSSSGGGSSRSSGGSFSSSSGGSSSSSGGGSSSSSGGSFSSSSGGGGASSSSSSGGASSSSSSGGGSSSNSSGGGSSSSSSGDGSSSSSSSGGGSSSSSSGGTSSSSGYRSSNSSGSSSSSGDSFRSSGGNSSCSSSGGSSSSTGGSSSSSGGSSSSSGGSSSSSGDGTSSSSGDNSSSSSSRGSSSNSGGSSSSSGSSSSSSSCRGGSTSSSSGSTSSSGGSSSRSNNGGGSTSSSGGSSSSSGGSSSSSGGSSSSSSGGSSSSSGGSSSSSSGGGSSSSSNGGGSSSSSGGGNSSSSGGNSSSSSGNSSSSRSGSSRSSSGGGGCSNSSSGDTSSSSDGCSSSSSSGGGSSSSNSDGCSSSSSSGGGSSSSSSDGGSSSSSSDGCSSSSSSGGGSFSSNGGSSSDHPPPPSPDCQAHHTQYKTVGSRVRECIRLTGIVG